A single genomic interval of Halobacillus halophilus DSM 2266 harbors:
- a CDS encoding tetratricopeptide repeat protein, giving the protein MENNKGNIVMFPTWKTNLQKEGLQALKEKRYQDAVRSLQPLLDYDAANHDVYTGLLMSWIELGEFDEAEELCKKQMKIEIDHYYHYLHIYITILFQTNRYQDIVDLLDEVFEAEDVPHQSRTQLWQMYEVSRKLLEDYQREQGEKLINDFLAAMDKNDIQKQWSMVNHLKKQPALPHVETFRPILKDNLVHPIIKSAVIEWFRDSHIEDQMQVQKFGQIMEVVPGKLNQLQSDYIIKQIQMRLGGIEQNNPSMYVILDRLLYRYCYVRFPLFPNENEVAIIVEALKQIGHQYLQLPYHENTNKEDVQKYIEEIELCEQHYALIIGE; this is encoded by the coding sequence ATGGAAAATAATAAAGGGAATATTGTGATGTTCCCCACATGGAAAACGAACTTGCAAAAGGAAGGTCTTCAAGCGCTTAAAGAAAAACGATATCAAGACGCTGTTCGATCTCTTCAGCCTCTTCTCGACTATGATGCTGCCAATCATGATGTTTATACGGGCTTATTAATGAGCTGGATTGAGTTGGGCGAGTTCGATGAAGCTGAGGAATTATGTAAGAAACAGATGAAAATAGAAATCGATCATTATTATCACTATTTACATATATACATAACGATTTTATTTCAAACAAACCGGTATCAGGATATCGTGGATCTACTTGACGAAGTGTTCGAAGCAGAAGATGTTCCTCACCAAAGTCGAACTCAATTATGGCAGATGTACGAAGTAAGCCGTAAGCTGCTAGAGGATTACCAGCGAGAACAGGGCGAAAAGCTGATTAATGATTTCCTGGCTGCAATGGACAAAAATGATATTCAAAAGCAATGGTCAATGGTAAACCATTTAAAGAAACAGCCGGCTTTACCGCATGTAGAGACATTCAGACCAATTCTCAAGGATAATTTAGTTCATCCAATTATCAAATCAGCAGTAATCGAATGGTTCAGAGATAGTCATATAGAAGATCAAATGCAGGTTCAAAAATTCGGTCAGATCATGGAAGTGGTACCTGGGAAACTAAATCAATTACAGTCTGATTACATTATAAAACAAATTCAGATGAGACTTGGGGGAATCGAACAGAATAATCCAAGTATGTATGTCATTCTGGACCGTCTTTTATATAGGTACTGTTATGTTCGCTTTCCATTGTTTCCTAATGAGAATGAAGTTGCAATTATTGTTGAAGCCCTCAAACAAATTGGACATCAGTATTTGCAGCTGCCTTACCATGAAAACACGAATAAAGAGGATGTTCAGAAATATATAGAAGAAATTGAATTGTGTGAACAACATTATGCTTTGATCATTGGAGAATAA
- the sda gene encoding sporulation histidine kinase inhibitor Sda: MVLSLLDDQTLLETYLESVKLQLDDDFVYLLTKEIDKRAIEIPQPN; the protein is encoded by the coding sequence ATGGTTTTGTCACTTCTAGATGATCAAACACTACTTGAAACTTATCTGGAGTCCGTCAAACTTCAGTTAGATGATGATTTTGTATATCTGTTGACCAAGGAAATTGATAAAAGAGCTATTGAAATTCCGCAACCTAACTAA
- a CDS encoding IS3 family transposase (programmed frameshift) produces the protein MGKKVHYPEEVKKKVVQLKLEGNHTNQELMDMFGIKNKSQIKTWMKWFRNGENHRFAQPIGKQYSHGKGPEDEDEMTQLKKKIACYDMREELLEKLPGNRKEVVPEVFIQIVETFKHKYPVKDICECFGIAKATYYRWRGKSWGPSVLEKKIIELCEVLKFRVGHRMVRDLLRKEYQIKLNRNTVQKIMQKYHIQCRVKPKRQCYIAGESKIVVPNYLERNFTSTRPNEKWVTDITYLPYGEKMLYLSTMRKACEGRDVYEVILHSDQGSQYTSYEFQEEAKKRGIITSMSRRGNCFDNAFIESFHSTIESEEFSPLDRGKIDHHTVRSKIDTYMYYYNYCRPFQKLNCQTPIEFRVMAA, from the exons ATGGGTAAAAAAGTTCACTATCCCGAAGAAGTAAAAAAGAAAGTAGTTCAATTAAAATTAGAAGGGAATCACACGAATCAAGAGTTGATGGACATGTTTGGAATTAAGAATAAGTCCCAGATTAAAACGTGGATGAAATGGTTTAGAAATGGGGAAAACCACCGGTTTGCTCAGCCTATAGGGAAACAATATTCTCACGGGAAAGGGCCGGAAGACGAGGATGAAATGACCCAACTGAAGAAAAAGATTGCCTGTTATGATATGAGAGAAGAACTGTTGGAAAAGT TACCAGGAAATCGAAAGGAAGTGGTTCCAGAAGTATTCATCCAAATCGTAGAAACATTTAAGCACAAGTATCCTGTGAAAGACATTTGTGAATGCTTTGGTATAGCTAAAGCCACCTATTATCGCTGGCGGGGAAAGTCATGGGGGCCGTCGGTCCTGGAGAAGAAGATCATTGAGCTATGTGAAGTTCTAAAATTTAGAGTGGGACACCGTATGGTCCGTGACCTCTTACGTAAGGAATACCAAATCAAACTCAATCGAAATACCGTTCAAAAAATCATGCAGAAATACCATATTCAATGTCGCGTAAAACCAAAGAGACAGTGTTATATCGCAGGGGAAAGTAAGATTGTGGTACCGAATTATTTAGAGAGAAACTTTACGTCTACGAGACCTAATGAAAAATGGGTAACAGATATTACCTATCTTCCTTACGGAGAGAAGATGTTATATTTATCAACGATGAGGAAAGCTTGCGAAGGACGTGACGTCTATGAAGTGATCCTTCATAGCGATCAAGGTTCGCAGTACACGTCCTATGAATTTCAAGAAGAGGCCAAAAAAAGAGGCATTATCACAAGCATGTCCCGACGGGGGAACTGCTTTGATAATGCCTTCATCGAATCCTTCCACTCCACGATAGAATCGGAAGAATTCAGTCCTCTGGACCGAGGAAAAATAGATCATCATACCGTACGCTCAAAAATCGATACGTACATGTATTACTACAATTATTGTCGACCTTTTCAAAAACTAAACTGCCAAACTCCAATTGAATTCAGAGTAATGGCAGCCTAG
- a CDS encoding cytochrome C oxidase subunit IV family protein yields MKLNEKVHEFENNEATEILSQKHVIGFMLCILLTAISLWGALYTAYSPKFVLYAVSALAFTQAIFQLFHVQLQKQKTYK; encoded by the coding sequence ATGAAATTAAATGAAAAAGTCCATGAATTCGAAAATAATGAAGCCACGGAGATATTATCTCAAAAACATGTTATTGGTTTTATGCTCTGTATTTTACTGACGGCTATCTCTTTATGGGGAGCCTTATATACAGCTTACTCGCCTAAGTTTGTTCTCTACGCCGTTTCAGCACTAGCATTCACTCAAGCGATTTTCCAACTGTTCCATGTTCAGCTTCAAAAACAAAAAACGTATAAATAA
- the qoxD gene encoding cytochrome aa3 quinol oxidase subunit IV — MANDKKRIPTQHLVGFLVSITLTLVAAWTALQSDLSAVWIITGIMALAIIQAGIQLFMFMHMTERESQGGHVPWNMMFHGGVLATIIVAGSLFTMSFGFSHDHDGGDHNQHEQQENHSENGESTEHSGH, encoded by the coding sequence ATGGCAAATGATAAGAAACGTATTCCTACTCAACACCTTGTCGGGTTTCTGGTTTCAATTACTTTAACTTTAGTTGCTGCTTGGACTGCTCTACAATCAGATTTATCAGCTGTTTGGATTATCACAGGAATAATGGCTTTGGCCATTATTCAGGCAGGTATCCAATTGTTCATGTTTATGCACATGACAGAACGTGAGAGTCAGGGAGGACACGTACCTTGGAATATGATGTTTCATGGAGGCGTTTTGGCTACCATTATCGTAGCCGGTTCATTGTTTACCATGTCCTTTGGCTTTTCTCATGACCATGATGGTGGAGATCATAACCAGCATGAGCAGCAGGAAAACCACAGTGAAAATGGAGAATCTACAGAGCATTCTGGCCATTAA
- the qoxC gene encoding cytochrome aa3 quinol oxidase subunit III — MSSHELKTGPLEYRSEEGRLSILGFWIFLGAEIVLFATLFATYAVLFGRTADAPSPGELFGAEIVLIMTFMLLTSSFTCGIAIHEMRRGSAKGLRNWIIVTLLLGLGFLGFEIYEFIHYVHEGATLQSSAYWSAFFTLAGTHGLHVSLGIGWIILLLIQLRQRGLTPKTSRKFFIIGLYWHFLDVVWIFIFTGVYLIGMVD; from the coding sequence ATGAGTTCTCATGAACTGAAAACAGGACCACTTGAATATAGAAGCGAAGAAGGCCGACTGAGCATTCTTGGCTTCTGGATATTCTTAGGTGCAGAAATTGTATTGTTTGCTACACTCTTTGCCACTTATGCAGTTTTATTCGGAAGAACAGCTGATGCTCCATCTCCAGGGGAACTCTTTGGAGCAGAGATTGTATTGATCATGACGTTTATGCTTTTGACAAGTAGTTTCACTTGTGGAATAGCTATTCACGAAATGAGAAGAGGATCTGCGAAAGGTTTGAGAAACTGGATTATAGTGACCTTGCTTTTAGGGCTTGGATTCTTAGGTTTTGAGATCTATGAGTTTATTCATTATGTACATGAGGGGGCTACCCTTCAATCCAGTGCCTACTGGTCAGCTTTCTTTACACTAGCAGGAACCCACGGACTCCACGTAAGCCTGGGTATCGGCTGGATTATACTTCTTCTTATTCAATTAAGACAGAGAGGTTTAACACCTAAGACAAGTCGTAAATTCTTTATTATTGGTCTCTACTGGCACTTTTTAGATGTAGTATGGATTTTTATCTTTACAGGTGTTTACCTGATAGGGATGGTGGACTAA
- the qoxB gene encoding cytochrome aa3 quinol oxidase subunit I, which translates to MQLDEFFVTGEPLIYAGMVSIALVTISLLFFLTYYKKWGWLWREWLTTVDHKKIGIMYILSALAMLFRGGVDAMMMRTQLAFPNMNFLNAQHYDEIFTTHGTVMIIFMAMPFLIGLMNFVVPLQIGARDVAFPYLNALSFWSFLFGAMLFNISFVIGGSPDAGWTSYTPLAGAAMSPGPGQNFYLLGLQLSGIGTLATGINFMVTILKMRAPKMRMFQMPIFTWSTLITSFIIVFAFPILTVALALMTLDRIFGAQFFTLTGEGMPMMWANLFWMWGHPEVYIVILPAFGIFSEVISAFARKQLFGYKAMVWAIILIAGLSFLVWVHHFFTMGAGAFVNSVFSISTMLIAVPTGVKIFNWLGTLYKSKINNTVAMMWALAFIPSFVIGGVTGVMLGMASADYQFHNTYFLVAHFHYVLIAGTVFACFSGLVFWYPKMFGHKLNERLGRWSFWFFVIGFHVCFFPQYFVGLDGMPRRVFTIIPEWMPLNIISTVGAFGMGVGFAIFVFTILYSYRYSEREKTGDSWDNGRTLEWATSTPVPFYNFATLPHIDSQDAYVKLKQEGKTTFEEDKVEPIHMPSNTGQPFIMMAFMFVSGFGLVFEWMWMAIGGLLAVFVMMIIRSFDYDEGFHVDVDEIKRTERSARRL; encoded by the coding sequence TTGCAACTAGACGAATTTTTTGTAACCGGTGAACCTCTCATTTACGCGGGAATGGTATCCATTGCCCTCGTGACGATCTCCCTTTTATTTTTCCTAACGTATTATAAAAAATGGGGATGGCTCTGGCGTGAATGGCTTACAACGGTTGACCATAAAAAAATAGGAATTATGTATATTTTAAGTGCTCTTGCGATGTTATTCCGCGGGGGCGTAGACGCTATGATGATGAGGACGCAGCTGGCGTTTCCGAATATGAACTTTTTAAACGCCCAGCATTATGACGAAATCTTTACCACGCACGGTACCGTTATGATTATCTTTATGGCCATGCCGTTTTTAATTGGGCTTATGAACTTTGTTGTTCCTTTGCAGATTGGAGCAAGGGACGTAGCCTTTCCTTATTTAAATGCTTTAAGCTTCTGGTCCTTTTTGTTCGGGGCTATGCTGTTTAACATATCGTTTGTTATTGGTGGCTCTCCAGATGCCGGATGGACAAGTTACACGCCTCTGGCGGGAGCTGCTATGAGTCCGGGACCAGGACAAAACTTTTACCTCCTGGGCTTACAGTTATCAGGTATTGGTACATTAGCAACTGGTATTAACTTTATGGTAACCATCTTAAAAATGAGAGCTCCAAAAATGAGAATGTTTCAGATGCCGATCTTTACCTGGTCCACTTTGATTACATCTTTCATTATTGTATTTGCTTTCCCTATTTTAACGGTTGCTTTAGCTCTAATGACGCTCGACCGTATATTCGGAGCTCAATTCTTTACCTTAACAGGTGAAGGTATGCCAATGATGTGGGCGAACTTGTTCTGGATGTGGGGACATCCTGAAGTTTATATTGTGATACTTCCTGCATTCGGTATATTTTCTGAGGTCATTTCAGCATTTGCCCGTAAGCAATTATTCGGTTACAAAGCTATGGTGTGGGCGATCATATTGATTGCTGGATTGAGTTTCCTTGTATGGGTCCACCACTTCTTTACCATGGGTGCTGGTGCTTTTGTAAACTCGGTCTTCTCTATTTCGACCATGCTTATTGCTGTGCCGACCGGGGTGAAAATATTCAACTGGCTGGGGACATTGTATAAGTCTAAGATTAATAACACAGTAGCTATGATGTGGGCCCTTGCTTTTATACCAAGTTTCGTCATCGGTGGTGTTACCGGAGTTATGCTTGGTATGGCCTCAGCTGACTATCAATTCCATAACACCTACTTCCTAGTCGCACACTTCCACTATGTATTAATTGCTGGTACGGTATTTGCCTGCTTCTCAGGTCTTGTATTCTGGTATCCGAAAATGTTCGGTCATAAGCTTAATGAAAGACTCGGAAGATGGAGTTTCTGGTTCTTTGTTATTGGATTCCATGTCTGTTTCTTCCCGCAATACTTTGTAGGTTTAGATGGAATGCCACGTCGTGTCTTTACCATCATTCCAGAGTGGATGCCACTGAACATTATTTCTACAGTAGGTGCATTTGGAATGGGTGTTGGCTTTGCCATTTTCGTATTCACCATTCTTTACAGCTACCGTTATAGTGAACGCGAGAAAACAGGAGATAGTTGGGATAATGGAAGAACGCTTGAATGGGCCACTTCTACTCCTGTACCTTTTTACAACTTTGCAACGCTTCCGCATATCGACAGTCAGGATGCTTACGTGAAGTTAAAACAAGAAGGTAAAACGACGTTTGAAGAAGATAAAGTAGAGCCTATTCATATGCCGAGTAACACGGGACAACCGTTTATTATGATGGCTTTCATGTTTGTATCTGGATTTGGACTTGTATTTGAATGGATGTGGATGGCTATTGGCGGCTTACTTGCCGTATTCGTCATGATGATCATTCGTTCCTTCGACTACGATGAAGGTTTCCATGTTGATGTAGATGAAATCAAGCGTACGGAACGCTCGGCAAGGAGGTTATAA
- the qoxA gene encoding cytochrome aa3 quinol oxidase subunit II — protein MKNINRLFKKGLALLPLSLVLLLSGCELAVFDPKGPVAQLQKDLILYSVYFMLFIVVVVFAAFTYMVVKYRENRPGRKETDYDPDMHGNNKIEVIWTVIPFIIVIALSIPTVNSLFTLEKPPEAEANEEEQEPLVIHATTADWKWFFSYPEENIETVNYLHIPTDRPIEFKLSSADAMTALWIPRLGGQKYNMAGMMNTHYLEADEEGVYKGRNSNFNGEGFTKQTFEVYAESPEAYDQWVSETQNQAPKLTQDRYDELLAPGLTEEHEFSSTHLAWVNHGNPEGMDYAINRHFEKYGELMHLESHQDAGDFMDEENNDDHESDRDH, from the coding sequence GTGAAAAACATAAACAGGTTGTTTAAAAAGGGATTGGCTTTATTGCCGCTCAGTCTGGTCTTGCTGTTAAGCGGCTGTGAGTTAGCTGTTTTCGATCCGAAGGGTCCTGTTGCACAGTTACAAAAAGATCTTATTTTATACTCCGTCTATTTTATGTTGTTCATTGTAGTCGTGGTGTTTGCAGCATTTACGTATATGGTCGTGAAATATAGAGAGAACAGACCTGGCCGTAAGGAGACTGATTATGACCCCGATATGCACGGAAACAACAAAATTGAAGTGATTTGGACGGTTATTCCATTTATTATCGTTATTGCCTTAAGTATTCCAACTGTGAATTCATTGTTTACATTGGAAAAACCACCAGAGGCAGAGGCAAACGAAGAAGAACAGGAACCACTAGTCATTCACGCAACGACAGCCGACTGGAAATGGTTCTTCAGTTATCCGGAAGAGAACATAGAGACGGTGAATTATTTGCATATTCCTACAGATCGGCCGATTGAGTTTAAATTGTCTTCTGCCGATGCTATGACAGCTCTTTGGATTCCAAGGCTCGGCGGTCAAAAGTACAATATGGCAGGAATGATGAACACTCACTATCTTGAAGCGGATGAAGAGGGTGTTTACAAAGGCAGGAACTCAAACTTCAATGGAGAAGGTTTTACAAAACAAACATTTGAAGTTTATGCAGAAAGTCCTGAAGCGTATGATCAATGGGTGAGCGAGACCCAAAATCAGGCGCCAAAACTAACTCAGGATAGGTATGATGAATTACTCGCGCCCGGTTTGACGGAAGAACATGAGTTTTCATCTACTCACTTAGCCTGGGTTAATCACGGAAACCCTGAGGGGATGGATTATGCCATTAATCGTCATTTTGAAAAATATGGTGAATTGATGCATTTAGAGAGTCATCAGGATGCTGGAGACTTTATGGATGAAGAAAATAATGACGATCACGAAAGCGACAGAGATCATTAG
- a CDS encoding M28 family peptidase, protein MLKKAINMMLAAGLILSSAPATVDAAPPVLNSNSDHAFDNKVIKKISADRLYERVDFLSEKPREAGTEGEYHAVQYIKEKFESYGYDTELQPFTFQDWYGGISSLVINDTVFREDVRTFNGSVNGTVKSKLQFVGLASSEEVTDSVKGKIALIERGSISFYEKIQNVLNKGAIGVIMFNREGAEGNDFGYTYEGQDIPAVAIDRETGLSLVNQLKSEEVNAEISVQDAGVIDKTSYNVIATMKPHKNKDNGQMITVGAHHDSVAGGPGANDDASGVSGVLELAKIMANTPTDTELRFMTFGAEEKGLIGSYYYAGTLSEDEVHRTVAHFQMDMIGSRDSGDLIMFTPDGEKNLVTDLGAAAGARVAEVVEYGQLGRSDHVPFFERGIPSALFIHAPLEPWYHSPEDTVDKISKDKLKETTEIVGAAVYQIARPDTPALENAQVAPGPVHYEFDDRPL, encoded by the coding sequence ATGCTAAAAAAAGCAATAAACATGATGTTAGCTGCTGGATTAATTTTAAGCTCTGCTCCAGCCACAGTTGATGCTGCACCCCCTGTTCTTAACAGCAATAGTGATCATGCATTCGATAACAAGGTTATTAAAAAAATTAGTGCTGACCGCCTCTATGAACGAGTAGATTTCCTGTCAGAAAAACCAAGAGAAGCTGGAACAGAAGGCGAGTATCACGCGGTTCAGTATATTAAAGAAAAGTTTGAAAGCTATGGATATGATACGGAATTACAGCCTTTTACTTTTCAAGACTGGTACGGAGGTATTTCTTCCCTCGTTATTAATGACACGGTTTTTCGCGAAGACGTTCGCACCTTTAATGGGTCAGTAAACGGGACAGTAAAATCCAAACTTCAATTTGTTGGTTTAGCGTCTTCAGAAGAAGTAACGGACTCTGTTAAAGGTAAAATCGCCTTAATTGAACGAGGCTCTATTAGTTTTTATGAAAAAATCCAAAATGTTTTAAATAAAGGCGCTATAGGAGTGATCATGTTTAACCGAGAAGGAGCAGAAGGCAATGATTTTGGTTATACATACGAGGGACAGGATATACCAGCTGTAGCTATAGACCGTGAAACAGGTTTATCCCTTGTGAACCAACTCAAATCAGAAGAAGTAAATGCAGAAATATCCGTTCAAGATGCGGGAGTAATTGATAAAACTTCATACAATGTCATTGCTACAATGAAACCTCATAAAAACAAAGATAATGGCCAAATGATTACGGTTGGTGCTCACCATGATTCTGTAGCAGGAGGTCCAGGTGCTAACGATGATGCATCAGGTGTGTCCGGAGTGCTGGAACTAGCCAAAATAATGGCCAATACTCCAACAGATACTGAATTGCGATTTATGACATTCGGTGCTGAGGAAAAGGGGCTAATTGGTTCTTACTACTATGCAGGCACCTTAAGTGAAGATGAAGTTCATCGAACAGTCGCCCATTTTCAGATGGATATGATAGGAAGTCGTGATTCAGGAGATTTAATTATGTTTACACCTGATGGAGAAAAGAATCTGGTAACCGATTTAGGAGCAGCTGCGGGAGCCAGGGTAGCAGAAGTCGTGGAATACGGGCAGCTTGGCCGCAGTGACCACGTCCCATTCTTTGAACGCGGCATCCCGTCTGCTTTATTCATTCATGCCCCCCTTGAGCCATGGTATCATTCTCCTGAAGATACAGTGGATAAAATTAGTAAAGATAAGTTGAAAGAAACCACAGAAATTGTTGGAGCTGCTGTCTATCAAATTGCACGTCCAGATACTCCAGCACTTGAAAACGCACAGGTTGCGCCCGGACCAGTTCATTATGAGTTTGATGACAGACCCCTTTAG
- a CDS encoding metallophosphoesterase has product MPKVLIISDSHGLEQELMDVKKRHQHEVDAMLHCGDSELSYDSKELEGFYYAKGNCDFEPEMENDQVVTVGDITFLLTHGHLYQIKSTLMPLSYKAEESGAQIACFGHSHIAGAEKVNEKLFINPGSCRLPRDREEPTYAILEWTSLDQLKLQFFHINGDVMPDLYLETSLAAKE; this is encoded by the coding sequence ATGCCAAAAGTATTAATCATTAGTGACAGCCACGGGCTGGAACAAGAGTTAATGGACGTGAAGAAACGTCATCAGCATGAAGTAGACGCCATGCTTCACTGTGGTGATTCTGAACTTAGTTATGATTCAAAGGAATTAGAAGGTTTCTATTATGCAAAAGGTAATTGTGATTTTGAACCAGAAATGGAAAATGATCAGGTGGTTACAGTTGGTGATATTACTTTTCTTCTGACTCATGGTCATCTTTACCAAATTAAATCTACACTGATGCCGCTTTCCTACAAAGCTGAAGAATCAGGGGCTCAAATAGCTTGTTTTGGTCATTCCCATATTGCAGGGGCTGAAAAAGTAAATGAAAAGCTGTTTATTAACCCAGGGAGCTGCCGTCTTCCAAGAGACCGGGAGGAGCCAACGTACGCCATCCTTGAATGGACGTCCCTTGATCAATTGAAGTTACAATTCTTTCATATCAATGGGGATGTTATGCCGGATTTATATCTGGAAACATCACTTGCAGCAAAGGAATAA
- a CDS encoding XTP/dITP diphosphatase, producing the protein MKEVLIATKNAGKVGEFQELFAAYDIAVKSLLDFDEEITDIEETGTTFSENAAIKAEAAMDHYQIPVIADDSGLEIDALDGAPGVYSARYAGKDKDDDKNMEKVLDELIDTPLEKRTARFVCAIAIARPNEDTFVKTGVCEGSIALMSRGANGFGYDPIFIPKGSDRTMAEHTSEEKNSISHRHYAILQIEEWLKDQS; encoded by the coding sequence GTGAAAGAGGTTTTAATTGCAACAAAAAACGCCGGAAAAGTCGGCGAATTTCAGGAGCTTTTTGCTGCTTATGATATAGCGGTTAAGTCTTTACTTGATTTTGATGAAGAGATAACGGATATTGAAGAGACCGGTACCACCTTTTCTGAAAATGCAGCTATCAAAGCAGAGGCTGCAATGGATCACTATCAAATTCCAGTGATCGCAGATGATTCCGGTCTTGAAATTGATGCATTGGATGGAGCACCGGGTGTTTACTCGGCCCGGTATGCAGGGAAAGATAAAGATGACGATAAGAACATGGAAAAAGTGCTTGATGAGCTAATAGATACGCCATTAGAAAAGAGAACGGCCCGTTTTGTCTGCGCCATAGCCATAGCCCGACCGAATGAAGATACCTTCGTGAAAACCGGGGTATGTGAAGGCAGTATTGCTTTAATGTCCAGAGGAGCGAATGGTTTTGGATATGACCCGATTTTCATACCAAAAGGGTCTGATCGAACGATGGCTGAGCATACTTCAGAAGAAAAGAATTCCATCAGTCATCGACATTATGCTATCCTGCAAATAGAGGAATGGTTAAAAGATCAATCGTAA
- the rph gene encoding ribonuclease PH: MRNDQRKVNQLRKVTIETDYVKHPEGSVLISFGDTKVICNASIEDRVPPFLRNQGKGWITAEYAMLPRATENRNIRESSKGKVSGRTMEIQRLIGRALRAVVDLDKIGERTLWVDCDVIQADGGTRTASITGAFVAVVLALGKLVNNKSIKELPISDYLTAISVGVLPEGEEVLDLCYEEDSKAQVDMNVVMTGNGEFVELQGTGEEATFSMPQLQTMLSLAQEGVTELVELQREAIGEWAEVISAKQAAQTGGQS, translated from the coding sequence ATGAGAAACGACCAAAGAAAAGTAAATCAATTAAGAAAAGTGACGATAGAAACTGATTATGTTAAACATCCGGAAGGTTCGGTATTAATAAGTTTTGGAGATACAAAAGTAATTTGTAATGCTAGTATTGAGGACCGTGTCCCGCCTTTTTTACGAAACCAGGGAAAAGGCTGGATCACGGCTGAATATGCCATGCTCCCGAGAGCGACGGAGAATAGAAACATCCGGGAGTCTTCAAAAGGAAAAGTTTCAGGACGTACGATGGAAATCCAACGTTTAATCGGACGTGCGCTCAGGGCAGTAGTGGATCTAGATAAAATTGGCGAGCGCACACTATGGGTAGACTGTGATGTTATTCAAGCAGATGGAGGCACACGAACAGCTTCTATAACAGGGGCATTTGTTGCTGTGGTCCTTGCATTAGGTAAATTGGTGAATAACAAATCCATTAAAGAGCTGCCGATTAGTGATTATTTAACCGCTATATCTGTAGGTGTACTTCCAGAAGGAGAAGAAGTACTGGATTTATGTTATGAAGAAGATAGCAAAGCACAAGTAGATATGAACGTCGTCATGACTGGAAATGGAGAGTTTGTAGAACTTCAGGGTACGGGAGAAGAAGCGACGTTCTCTATGCCCCAGCTCCAGACAATGCTGTCATTGGCTCAAGAAGGAGTTACTGAGCTTGTGGAGCTTCAGCGGGAAGCAATTGGAGAATGGGCAGAGGTTATTTCTGCTAAACAAGCAGCACAAACGGGGGGTCAATCGTGA